From Yersinia hibernica, a single genomic window includes:
- the scpB gene encoding methylmalonyl-CoA decarboxylase, whose protein sequence is MSYQYVKVLIANRVGIIEFNHARKLNALSKVFMDDLMQALHDLNNTDIRCIILRAAEGSKVFSAGHDIHELPRGRRDPLSYDDPLRQITRAIQKYPKPIISMVEGSVWGGAFEMIMSSDIIIASSHSTFSMTPVNLGVPYNLVGIHNLIRDAGFHIVKELIFTASPITAERALSVGILNHVVAAEELEDFTLKLAHVISEKAPLAIAVIKEELRVLGEAHTMNSDEFERIQGMRRAVYDSADYQEGMSAFMEKRKPNFLGH, encoded by the coding sequence ATGTCTTATCAGTATGTAAAAGTGTTGATTGCCAATCGGGTTGGCATTATTGAGTTCAATCACGCCCGTAAACTCAATGCCTTAAGCAAGGTCTTTATGGATGACTTAATGCAGGCATTGCATGACCTCAACAATACCGATATTCGCTGCATTATTTTACGGGCGGCCGAGGGCTCAAAAGTGTTTTCAGCCGGTCATGATATCCACGAATTACCCCGCGGCCGCCGCGACCCACTGTCCTATGACGATCCGCTGCGCCAAATCACCCGCGCCATCCAAAAATATCCTAAACCCATCATTTCCATGGTTGAGGGCAGTGTCTGGGGCGGCGCATTTGAGATGATCATGAGTTCAGATATTATCATCGCCAGCAGTCATTCAACCTTTTCAATGACCCCGGTGAATCTGGGCGTGCCTTACAATCTGGTCGGCATCCACAACCTGATTCGTGATGCAGGCTTTCACATTGTGAAAGAACTGATTTTCACCGCCAGCCCCATTACCGCCGAGCGCGCCCTGTCAGTCGGCATTCTTAATCATGTGGTTGCCGCTGAAGAGCTGGAAGATTTCACCTTAAAACTGGCCCATGTTATTTCCGAAAAAGCCCCGCTGGCCATTGCGGTCATCAAAGAAGAACTTCGCGTTTTAGGTGAAGCCCACACCATGAATTCTGATGAATTTGAGCGCATTCAAGGCATGCGGCGCGCGGTTTATGATAGCGCTGACTATCAAGAGGGCATGAGCGCATTTATGGAGAAACGTAAACCGAACTTTCTTGGCCATTAA
- the yfeB gene encoding iron/manganese ABC transporter ATP-binding protein YfeB has protein sequence MSHAVFVRPELIVDNVTVTYNNGHTAIYDASFSLTGGTICALVGVNGSGKSTLFKSIMGLVKPSVGKVELSNKSVSYALKQNTIAYVPQTEEVDWNFPVLVEDVVMMGRYGKMNFLRIPSREDKTIVDKAIERVGLTALRSRQIGELSGGQKKRVFLARALAQQGSVLLLDEPFTGVDVKTENAIIDLLRALRDEGHLILVSTHNLGSVPEFCDHVILINQTVLAAGPTETTFTQKNLEMTFGGVLRHINLSGNTLHDDNDPRTVTVITDDERPAVFYGHTKNDPPAQSQSKEKNP, from the coding sequence ATGAGCCATGCTGTTTTTGTGCGCCCGGAGCTGATAGTGGATAACGTCACTGTCACCTATAACAATGGGCATACCGCCATTTATGACGCCAGTTTCTCTCTCACCGGTGGGACTATCTGCGCCTTAGTCGGCGTCAATGGCAGCGGTAAATCCACCTTGTTTAAAAGCATTATGGGGCTAGTAAAGCCCAGTGTGGGCAAGGTAGAGCTGAGCAACAAGTCCGTTAGCTATGCCTTAAAGCAAAATACCATCGCCTATGTGCCGCAAACTGAAGAAGTAGATTGGAACTTCCCGGTATTGGTCGAAGATGTCGTGATGATGGGCCGATACGGCAAAATGAATTTTTTGCGCATTCCCAGCCGTGAAGACAAAACCATTGTCGATAAAGCTATTGAGCGGGTTGGCTTAACCGCCTTGCGTTCTCGTCAAATCGGCGAACTTTCTGGTGGGCAGAAAAAACGGGTGTTTCTCGCTCGAGCCCTGGCTCAACAGGGTTCAGTGTTGCTGCTGGATGAGCCTTTCACCGGTGTTGATGTCAAAACGGAAAATGCCATCATTGACTTGCTGCGCGCACTGCGCGATGAAGGTCATCTGATTTTGGTTTCAACCCATAACCTCGGCAGTGTGCCGGAGTTTTGTGACCATGTAATACTGATTAATCAGACGGTACTGGCCGCCGGCCCAACAGAAACCACCTTTACTCAAAAGAATCTTGAAATGACCTTTGGCGGTGTGCTGCGCCATATCAACCTGTCGGGTAATACACTGCACGATGATAATGACCCCCGCACCGTGACTGTCATCACCGATGATGAGCGCCCGGCGGTATTTTATGGCCATACCAAAAATGATCCCCCGGCACAAAGCCAGTCGAAGGAGAAAAATCCCTGA
- the yfeD gene encoding iron/manganese ABC transporter permease subunit YfeD, translated as MNTLFSLVSEPFAYPFMQRAIVAAIITGVVCAVLSCYLVLKGWSLMGDAISHAVLPGIVLAFWLAIPLVIGAFVSGIFCAVATGYLKENSRVKEDTVMGIVFSGMFAFGLVLFSRMDTDQHLSHILFGNMLGISLAELKQTLWIAGFTLLVVLLKRKDFMLYCFDPNHARVIGLPVKFLHYGLLCLLALTIVASLQAVGVILVIAMLIAPGIIAFMVCRSFDHMLVVATLVSVISCVLGTLISFHIDGATGPCIVIIQALFFVVALIYSHIKPTKSQPLALTAKDDHAENIAKGNLL; from the coding sequence ATGAATACCTTGTTCAGTCTGGTCAGCGAACCTTTCGCCTATCCTTTTATGCAGCGGGCCATCGTGGCCGCCATTATTACCGGTGTGGTGTGCGCGGTTTTATCTTGCTACCTGGTCTTAAAAGGTTGGTCATTAATGGGCGATGCCATCTCTCACGCCGTGTTACCGGGCATTGTATTGGCCTTTTGGCTCGCAATACCCTTGGTCATCGGGGCATTTGTGTCGGGGATTTTTTGCGCGGTTGCCACAGGTTATTTGAAAGAAAACAGTCGGGTAAAAGAAGACACGGTGATGGGGATTGTCTTCTCCGGTATGTTTGCTTTCGGTTTGGTGCTGTTTTCCCGCATGGATACTGACCAGCACCTTAGCCATATCTTGTTCGGCAATATGTTGGGTATTTCGCTGGCAGAGCTGAAACAGACCTTATGGATAGCCGGGTTCACTCTGCTGGTGGTGCTGTTAAAGCGAAAAGATTTTATGCTCTATTGCTTTGACCCAAACCATGCCCGAGTCATTGGCCTGCCGGTTAAATTTTTGCACTATGGTTTACTGTGTTTACTGGCATTAACCATTGTGGCGTCATTACAAGCAGTTGGGGTTATTTTAGTTATCGCCATGCTGATTGCCCCCGGTATTATCGCCTTTATGGTCTGCCGCAGTTTTGATCACATGTTGGTGGTTGCCACTCTGGTCTCGGTGATTTCATGTGTATTGGGGACATTAATCAGTTTTCATATTGATGGCGCGACTGGCCCCTGCATTGTCATTATTCAGGCATTATTCTTTGTCGTGGCGCTAATTTACAGCCATATAAAACCGACGAAAAGCCAACCACTCGCGCTGACGGCCAAAGATGACCATGCTGAAAACATCGCCAAAGGTAACCTGCTATGA
- the scpA gene encoding methylmalonyl-CoA mutase: MVDIREWENLANKELNRQGKKIEDLVRHTAEGIAVKALYTASDLDGLEVTGSLPGIAPYVRGPRATMYAAQPWTIRQYAGFSTAKESNAFYRKNLAAGQKGLSVAFDLATHRGYDSDNPRVAGDVGKAGVAIDSVEDMKVLFDQIPLDKMSVSMTMNGAVLPIMAFYIVAAEEQGIAPALLTGTIQNDILKEYLCRNTYIYPPKPSMRIISDIIAWSSQNMPRFNTISISGYHMGEAGANCVQQVAFTIADGIEYIKAALKAGLNIDDFAPRLSFFFGIGMDLFMNIAMLRAARYLWSEAVSQFGATDPKSLALRTHCQTSGWSLTEQDPYNNIIRTTIEALGATLGGTQSLHTNAFDEALGLPTDFSARIARNTQIIIQEESEICRTIDPLAGSYFVESLTDQMVKQARKIIQHIDDVGGMAKAIEVGLPKRMIEEASAGEQALIDQGKRVIVGVNKYKLEKEADTQVLEIDNVKVRNEQIAQLNDIRARRDNDAVQQALAQLRHAAGHHENLLEAAIHAARLRATLGEISDAMETTFDRYLVPSECVTGVIAHSYHQNENDAQEFDNILAQSQSFLVEHGRHPRILIAKMGQDGHDRGAKVIASAYSDLGFDVDLSPMFSTPAEIARLAVENDVHVIGASSLAAGHKTLIPELVAALRQYQRQDICVVAGGVIPPQDYDFLRERGVAAIYGPGTPMLASVRDVLKLISAHHD, encoded by the coding sequence ATGGTAGATATCCGCGAGTGGGAAAACCTTGCTAATAAAGAACTGAACCGGCAAGGAAAAAAAATCGAAGATTTAGTCCGTCACACTGCGGAAGGTATCGCGGTAAAAGCGCTGTATACCGCCAGTGATCTTGATGGGTTGGAAGTGACAGGGTCACTGCCAGGAATAGCACCTTACGTCAGAGGCCCACGGGCAACAATGTATGCCGCGCAGCCCTGGACTATTCGCCAATATGCAGGTTTTTCAACAGCTAAAGAGTCAAATGCCTTTTACCGCAAAAATTTAGCTGCCGGGCAAAAAGGCCTGTCTGTTGCATTTGATCTCGCGACTCATCGCGGTTATGACTCCGACAATCCGCGGGTTGCAGGCGACGTGGGAAAAGCTGGTGTGGCCATTGATAGCGTCGAGGACATGAAAGTCCTGTTTGACCAAATCCCATTAGACAAAATGTCGGTCTCGATGACCATGAATGGCGCAGTGTTGCCGATTATGGCGTTTTATATTGTCGCCGCCGAAGAGCAAGGTATTGCCCCGGCATTACTGACCGGCACGATACAAAACGATATTCTGAAAGAATATCTGTGCCGCAATACTTATATTTATCCGCCCAAGCCCTCCATGCGCATTATTTCAGACATCATTGCCTGGAGCTCCCAAAATATGCCGCGCTTTAACACGATCAGTATCAGTGGATATCATATGGGGGAAGCCGGTGCCAACTGTGTCCAGCAAGTGGCCTTTACTATCGCCGATGGGATTGAATACATCAAAGCGGCGCTGAAAGCCGGTTTAAATATTGACGATTTTGCGCCCCGCCTCTCATTCTTTTTCGGCATTGGCATGGACTTGTTTATGAACATTGCCATGCTGCGCGCAGCACGTTATCTGTGGAGTGAAGCCGTCAGCCAGTTTGGTGCCACTGACCCTAAATCCTTGGCACTGCGCACACACTGTCAAACTTCGGGTTGGAGCCTGACCGAGCAAGACCCCTACAACAATATCATTCGCACCACCATCGAAGCGCTCGGCGCGACACTTGGCGGCACGCAATCTTTACATACCAACGCCTTTGATGAAGCCCTCGGTCTACCGACTGATTTTTCGGCGCGTATTGCGCGCAATACCCAAATCATCATTCAGGAAGAGTCAGAAATTTGCCGCACCATTGACCCACTGGCCGGCTCATATTTTGTGGAGTCACTGACAGACCAAATGGTCAAACAAGCACGAAAAATCATCCAGCACATTGATGATGTCGGCGGGATGGCTAAAGCCATTGAAGTCGGGCTGCCCAAACGCATGATTGAAGAGGCTTCCGCCGGCGAACAAGCACTGATTGACCAAGGCAAGCGTGTCATTGTCGGCGTGAATAAATATAAGCTGGAAAAAGAAGCTGACACTCAGGTGCTGGAGATTGATAACGTCAAAGTGCGCAATGAACAAATTGCCCAACTGAATGATATCCGCGCCCGCCGCGACAATGACGCGGTGCAACAAGCATTGGCTCAATTGCGCCACGCAGCGGGACATCATGAAAACTTATTAGAGGCCGCCATTCATGCCGCGCGCCTACGGGCGACGCTGGGTGAAATTTCCGATGCCATGGAGACAACATTTGACCGCTATCTGGTGCCAAGTGAGTGCGTGACTGGTGTCATTGCCCACAGTTATCACCAAAACGAAAATGATGCGCAGGAGTTTGATAACATCCTCGCACAAAGCCAAAGTTTCTTGGTAGAGCATGGCCGACATCCCAGGATCCTGATTGCCAAAATGGGGCAAGATGGCCACGACCGCGGGGCGAAAGTGATTGCCAGTGCCTATTCTGACCTTGGCTTTGATGTCGACCTTAGCCCGATGTTCTCCACCCCAGCTGAAATTGCCCGGCTGGCGGTTGAAAACGATGTCCATGTTATCGGCGCCTCATCACTGGCTGCTGGCCACAAAACGTTAATTCCTGAATTGGTGGCAGCATTACGCCAATACCAACGTCAGGATATTTGTGTGGTCGCCGGCGGTGTCATTCCTCCGCAAGACTATGATTTCTTACGCGAACGCGGTGTGGCCGCCATTTATGGCCCGGGTACTCCGATGCTAGCCAGTGTGCGCGATGTCTTAAAACTCATTAGTGCCCACCATGATTAA
- the yfeC gene encoding iron/manganese ABC transporter permease subunit YfeC, translating to MLDILLQPFNYNYMVKAIWVSAIVGAVCAFLSAYLMLKGWSLMGDALSHSVVPGVAGAYALGLPYAAGAFFTGMLAALAMTLVRHITRLREDAIIGFIFSTFFAVGLLIVSLNPTSVNVQSIIFGNILGIADEDVLQVEIIILISFVILCLIWKDLLAVFFDESHAMSIGLSPLRLKILFFTLLSACTVAALQTVGAILVIAMVVTPGATAYLLTDRFSRLLVIAIAIGAFTSAFGAYLSFYLDGATGGVIVTLQTVVFLLAFFFAPKHGLLATRYQTRQKRRHPAAPRPEDNV from the coding sequence ATGCTGGATATTTTACTGCAACCCTTTAATTACAACTACATGGTCAAGGCCATTTGGGTTAGCGCCATTGTCGGTGCGGTCTGCGCTTTCTTATCAGCTTACTTGATGCTGAAAGGCTGGTCGCTGATGGGCGATGCACTCTCGCACTCGGTCGTTCCCGGGGTGGCCGGTGCTTATGCCCTGGGTTTGCCGTATGCCGCCGGTGCATTCTTTACCGGTATGCTGGCGGCATTGGCCATGACTTTAGTGCGCCATATCACCCGCTTGCGTGAAGATGCCATTATTGGTTTTATCTTCTCAACATTTTTTGCCGTCGGGCTGCTCATCGTTTCGCTCAACCCCACCTCGGTCAATGTGCAGTCGATTATTTTCGGCAATATCTTGGGGATTGCTGATGAGGACGTCCTGCAAGTCGAAATCATTATTCTGATCTCTTTTGTGATTTTATGTCTGATCTGGAAAGATTTACTGGCGGTGTTTTTTGATGAGAGCCACGCAATGTCGATTGGCCTGTCGCCGCTGCGGTTAAAGATTTTATTCTTCACGTTGTTGAGCGCCTGTACTGTGGCGGCACTACAAACTGTCGGCGCTATCTTGGTGATTGCCATGGTGGTCACCCCCGGAGCCACCGCCTACTTACTCACTGACCGTTTCAGCCGTTTGCTGGTCATCGCTATTGCTATCGGCGCGTTTACCAGTGCCTTTGGTGCCTATCTCAGTTTCTACTTGGATGGTGCCACCGGCGGGGTCATTGTGACCTTACAAACAGTGGTATTCTTGTTAGCCTTTTTCTTCGCCCCTAAACATGGTTTGCTGGCAACGCGTTATCAGACCCGCCAAAAACGTCGCCACCCTGCGGCCCCACGTCCGGAGGATAATGTATGA
- a CDS encoding helix-hairpin-helix domain-containing protein, producing MAFTDNERSALLAVKGVGPTVVARLEQLGFTSLAQLGQADMNEIVSNAAAMVGSTCWKNSPQARSAIQAAIDMAKIHSPE from the coding sequence ATGGCATTTACTGATAATGAACGTAGCGCGTTGTTGGCCGTCAAGGGCGTTGGGCCGACAGTTGTCGCCCGTCTGGAGCAACTTGGTTTTACTTCACTGGCTCAACTTGGCCAGGCTGATATGAATGAAATTGTGAGTAATGCAGCGGCCATGGTGGGGTCAACATGTTGGAAAAATAGCCCCCAAGCACGTTCGGCAATTCAGGCCGCGATTGATATGGCCAAAATACATTCACCAGAGTGA
- a CDS encoding transglycosylase SLT domain-containing protein, with amino-acid sequence MNPKVGCLMAMFLLVGCAKQTPPPQANNGWLKKAPEGGFLNAPKSSAGSSAVAYSDVIKQAASHYGVDETLIKAIIQVESGYNPDVVSTSNAVGLMQIKASTAGRDAYRMKGRNGQPSSGELKDPVKNIDIGTAYINILQNQQLAGISDPQTLRYATIVSYANGAGAMLRTFSSDKRLAVNKINSLSPNEFYQHIQKKHPAAQAPRYLWKVDTAYRAMSE; translated from the coding sequence GTGAATCCAAAAGTCGGTTGCCTAATGGCAATGTTCTTGCTCGTGGGGTGTGCTAAACAGACTCCGCCACCGCAAGCAAATAATGGGTGGCTGAAAAAAGCGCCCGAAGGTGGTTTTCTGAATGCACCGAAAAGCAGCGCAGGTTCAAGTGCAGTGGCGTATAGCGATGTCATTAAACAAGCTGCTAGCCATTATGGTGTTGATGAAACTTTGATTAAAGCCATTATCCAAGTGGAGTCTGGTTATAATCCTGATGTGGTGAGTACTTCAAATGCAGTCGGGTTGATGCAAATTAAAGCCTCTACCGCCGGTCGTGATGCGTACCGAATGAAAGGGCGCAATGGCCAACCCAGTTCTGGCGAATTAAAAGATCCGGTGAAGAATATTGATATTGGGACGGCTTATATCAATATTTTGCAAAATCAGCAGTTAGCGGGGATCAGTGATCCGCAAACATTGCGTTATGCGACTATCGTTTCTTATGCCAATGGGGCGGGTGCCATGCTGCGGACTTTCTCATCAGATAAACGTCTGGCAGTGAATAAAATTAATAGTCTTAGCCCGAACGAATTTTATCAGCATATACAAAAGAAACATCCGGCCGCACAAGCGCCACGTTATTTGTGGAAAGTTGATACCGCTTATCGGGCGATGTCAGAATAA
- the meaB gene encoding methylmalonyl Co-A mutase-associated GTPase MeaB — translation MINLDNLDDYILRLRQGDRAALAQAMTLVESSLPQHQALSAQLLDSIMPYTGQAKRLGVTGTPGAGKSTFLEALGEELLLQGHKVAVIAVDPSSPLSGGSILADKTRMLNLARAEHAFVRPVPSRGQLGGISPSTRELILLCEAAGYDIVIVETVGVGQSETEVAAMVDCFLSLQIAGAGDDLQAIKKGIMEMADFIVINKDDGDNHINVDIARHMYRSALNIIRRKYPAWQPRVLSCSALEKRGIREVWQAIQTFWPVMTQSGQLASLRQRQNADWVRRQIEVNALAALFSHPEVRAHYQHIDNLLHQNQISPRAGIRAITHFITQQIIH, via the coding sequence ATGATTAATCTCGACAATCTGGACGATTACATCCTCCGTTTGCGTCAAGGCGATCGGGCAGCACTGGCACAAGCCATGACCCTGGTAGAAAGTAGCCTGCCCCAGCATCAAGCATTAAGTGCGCAATTATTGGACAGCATTATGCCCTACACCGGGCAGGCTAAACGGCTGGGGGTCACTGGCACGCCCGGGGCGGGGAAAAGCACATTTCTCGAAGCCCTCGGCGAGGAACTGCTATTGCAAGGCCACAAGGTGGCGGTCATTGCCGTCGACCCCAGTAGCCCCCTCAGTGGCGGCAGCATTTTGGCGGATAAAACCCGCATGCTGAATTTGGCGCGCGCCGAGCATGCTTTTGTGCGGCCAGTCCCCTCCAGAGGGCAGCTTGGTGGCATCAGCCCAAGCACCCGCGAGCTGATTTTGCTTTGTGAAGCAGCGGGTTATGACATTGTTATTGTGGAAACTGTGGGGGTGGGCCAATCAGAGACTGAAGTGGCAGCCATGGTGGACTGCTTTCTCTCGCTACAGATTGCTGGGGCGGGCGATGACCTGCAAGCCATCAAGAAAGGCATCATGGAAATGGCTGATTTTATCGTCATCAATAAAGATGATGGCGACAATCATATCAATGTCGATATTGCCCGCCATATGTACCGCAGCGCGCTGAATATCATCCGCCGCAAATATCCGGCATGGCAGCCGCGCGTCCTCAGCTGTAGTGCGCTGGAGAAACGCGGGATCCGCGAAGTTTGGCAAGCAATACAGACCTTTTGGCCGGTCATGACTCAGAGCGGGCAATTGGCCAGCTTACGCCAGCGGCAAAATGCAGACTGGGTTCGCCGTCAAATCGAGGTAAATGCGCTCGCCGCACTGTTTTCACACCCCGAGGTGCGCGCACATTATCAGCACATAGACAATCTGCTGCACCAAAACCAAATCTCGCCACGGGCCGGCATCAGAGCCATCACTCACTTTATTACGCAACAGATTATCCATTAA
- the yfeA gene encoding iron/manganese ABC transporter substrate-binding protein YfeA, with the protein MFTKKKIAHLPPTRGFTPRFLRAVTLFTVIAISALISTSVLAENKPNDPNKKFKIVTTFTIIQDIAQNVAGDAAVVESITKPGAEIHDYQPTPRDIVKAQSADLILWNGMNLERWFERFFENIKDVPSAVVTDGITPLPIREGPYKGIANPHAWMSPSNALIYIENIRKALVEHDPAHADTYNRNAKAYAEKIAALDAPLRERLSRIPAEQRWLVTSEGAFSYLAKDYGFKEVYLWPINAEEQGSPQQVRRVIDTMRANKIPVIFSESTISDKPAKQVSKETGAQYGGVLYVDSLSNEKGPVPTYIDLINTTVQTIAKGFGQ; encoded by the coding sequence ATGTTTACTAAGAAAAAAATAGCCCACCTGCCCCCGACTCGCGGCTTCACACCTCGGTTTTTACGTGCTGTGACTTTGTTTACCGTCATCGCCATTTCAGCGCTGATCAGTACCTCTGTGTTGGCTGAAAATAAACCTAACGACCCAAACAAAAAATTCAAAATTGTGACAACATTCACAATTATTCAGGATATCGCGCAGAATGTCGCCGGTGATGCGGCCGTCGTCGAATCGATTACCAAGCCCGGTGCTGAAATCCATGACTACCAGCCGACACCACGGGATATTGTCAAAGCGCAGTCTGCCGACCTGATTTTATGGAATGGCATGAATTTAGAACGTTGGTTTGAACGTTTCTTCGAAAATATCAAAGATGTCCCTTCTGCTGTTGTCACTGACGGCATTACCCCGCTCCCCATCCGTGAAGGGCCTTATAAAGGTATTGCGAATCCACATGCTTGGATGTCCCCATCAAATGCGTTGATCTATATAGAAAATATTCGTAAAGCACTGGTGGAACATGACCCTGCCCATGCTGACACCTATAATCGCAATGCTAAAGCTTATGCCGAGAAAATTGCCGCCCTCGATGCCCCGCTACGGGAGCGTTTATCCCGCATTCCAGCAGAACAGCGCTGGCTGGTCACCAGTGAGGGGGCTTTCAGTTATCTGGCAAAAGATTATGGTTTTAAAGAAGTTTATTTATGGCCCATCAATGCTGAGGAGCAAGGTTCCCCGCAGCAGGTGCGCCGTGTTATCGATACCATGCGCGCCAATAAAATTCCGGTAATATTCAGCGAAAGCACTATTTCTGATAAGCCGGCGAAACAAGTCAGCAAAGAAACCGGTGCACAATACGGAGGGGTGTTATATGTTGATTCGTTGTCAAATGAAAAAGGGCCAGTGCCTACATATATCGATTTGATTAACACCACGGTGCAAACTATCGCGAAAGGATTTGGTCAATGA
- a CDS encoding MarC family NAAT transporter, with protein sequence MQSILELCKAIGLGLVLLLPLANPLTTVALLLGLSGNMTSEERNQQSKMASIYVFFIMTVAYYAGQVVMNTFGISIPGLRIAGGLIVAFIGFRMLFPQQSIEDTQLEAKSQDLKKQKSINIAFVPLAMPSTAGPGTIAMIISSAASVKGNDMFSPWVVTVAPVLIFLSVSLILWGSLLSSGAIMRWVGKSGIEAISRLMGFLLVCMGVQFIINGVLDIIANYHPAIA encoded by the coding sequence ATGCAAAGTATTCTCGAATTATGTAAAGCCATTGGCTTGGGGTTAGTTCTCCTACTGCCATTGGCAAACCCATTGACGACCGTGGCCTTACTACTCGGTTTATCCGGCAATATGACCAGCGAAGAGCGCAATCAGCAGTCGAAGATGGCATCAATCTATGTCTTCTTTATTATGACGGTGGCTTATTATGCCGGCCAGGTCGTCATGAACACCTTTGGCATTTCAATTCCGGGGTTGCGCATTGCTGGTGGGTTAATTGTGGCATTCATTGGTTTTCGCATGCTATTCCCACAACAATCAATCGAAGATACTCAGTTAGAAGCCAAGTCACAGGATTTAAAGAAACAAAAATCTATTAATATTGCCTTTGTACCATTGGCGATGCCCAGCACAGCGGGGCCGGGAACCATCGCTATGATAATCAGTTCTGCGGCCTCAGTAAAAGGCAATGACATGTTCAGCCCATGGGTGGTGACTGTAGCTCCGGTACTGATCTTCCTAAGCGTGTCGTTAATTTTGTGGGGATCACTACTCAGCTCGGGCGCTATTATGCGCTGGGTTGGCAAAAGCGGCATCGAAGCTATTTCACGACTAATGGGGTTCCTGCTGGTGTGCATGGGCGTGCAGTTTATTATTAATGGGGTGCTGGATATTATTGCAAACTACCATCCGGCCATTGCATAA
- a CDS encoding fructosamine kinase family protein, which yields MWQAVNRLLSEYLGPAEIRERTELPGGDIHDAWRLSYGDTEVFIKCDSREMLPIFTAEADQLSLLARSKTVRVPEVYGVGSDREYSFLLLEYIPLKLLDAHNAYCLGQQLAHLHQWSEQLQFGLDFDNDLSTTPQPNSWQRRWAQFFAEQRIGWQLQLAAEKGMSFGDIDHITQLVQERLQGHQPQPSLLHGDLWPANCASSAHGPVIFDPACYWGDRECDLSMLPLYPELPAQIYDGYQSVWPLPAGFIERQPIYQLYYLLNRSNLFGGQHWINAQKAVEQLLHSDKL from the coding sequence ATGTGGCAAGCAGTGAATCGTCTGTTAAGTGAATATCTCGGCCCCGCTGAAATTCGAGAAAGAACCGAACTGCCCGGCGGAGATATTCATGATGCCTGGCGTCTTAGCTATGGTGACACTGAGGTTTTCATCAAATGTGATAGCCGTGAAATGCTGCCCATATTCACCGCAGAAGCGGACCAACTTTCGCTCCTGGCCCGCAGCAAAACGGTTCGGGTACCTGAAGTTTATGGTGTGGGCAGTGATCGTGAATACAGTTTCCTGCTACTTGAATATATCCCACTAAAGCTGTTAGATGCCCACAATGCCTATTGTCTGGGGCAACAATTAGCGCATCTGCATCAATGGAGTGAACAGCTGCAATTTGGGCTGGATTTTGATAATGATTTGTCTACTACGCCACAACCCAACAGCTGGCAGCGCCGCTGGGCGCAATTTTTTGCCGAACAGCGCATCGGCTGGCAATTACAATTGGCGGCTGAAAAAGGGATGTCATTTGGCGATATAGACCATATCACCCAGCTGGTTCAAGAGCGCTTACAGGGCCACCAGCCGCAACCCTCACTGCTACATGGCGATTTATGGCCAGCGAACTGTGCTTCCAGCGCTCATGGCCCGGTTATTTTTGATCCCGCCTGTTACTGGGGTGACCGCGAGTGTGACCTGTCCATGTTGCCACTCTACCCAGAACTTCCAGCACAAATTTATGATGGATATCAGAGCGTTTGGCCACTCCCTGCGGGCTTTATTGAGCGCCAACCTATTTATCAACTTTATTACTTATTGAATCGCAGCAATCTGTTCGGCGGGCAGCATTGGATTAATGCACAGAAAGCTGTTGAACAACTGCTGCATTCCGACAAACTTTAG